One region of Daphnia pulicaria isolate SC F1-1A chromosome 7, SC_F0-13Bv2, whole genome shotgun sequence genomic DNA includes:
- the LOC124349471 gene encoding 5-hydroxytryptamine receptor 1-like isoform X1 encodes MWSSCVTLRILALHAVWQINNIPLDWRNFPISSPVQLRIYTCTVRPCECGCIHEDALAAWWIQLFSKWICLAAFPRIIKIAEISRGKKKKGNKIVAMEVDVIGWNNLRQSSTWLTMAAGSLDYSGDPSTLNNQTLTGGPVDPPEDDGSNTIAIGGSGGGGMIENYSLTETILISAALLFIIVGTVVGNILVCVAVCLVRRLRRPCNYLLVSLAVSDLCVALLVMPMALVYEVLGTWPFGASACDTWVAFDVLSCTASILNLCMISVDRYWAITRPLDYGVKRTPARMISCVALVWISSACISLPPLLVLGNEHGPSATPHPPATTTSSSILPSHINYNNSQMSPMTVSSNGPLANFFELATAAAGQDYQCQVCQEFGYQIYATLGSFYIPLAVMAAVYYQIFQAAKQIVDEEKKAQSHLLMTRTNSCAKQKAAAAVGGSGQPQQPVQSSLLVRPLHQPSLCTSAAMVVVRRHSDRRNSSMDSTDHSWVGNHCNGVVRPTTWPPNHDVCISSSSASSCSSLMGTVRNESKLQSQAKEKEKIQEKVQTSGAPHPLSRLDQVNNMSLLDIPRSVSNNCPRRRYSSSAASTAEIHVYDDDDPEGSNRRSRNPSVGNAQLSGAPDLSSTQSTGAAAALHVPSAVPAAPHRNNRQSIRTPTHQENQLQRRGSRNRLRFALNKERKASTTLGIIMSAFTLCWFPFFVLALVRPFMSHQTASLVIPRWLSSLFLWLGYANSFLNPVIYATTNKDFRLPFREILCLRCKSLNSVMREDFYQSQYGNEANKTALALAGGATQLSATAFL; translated from the exons atgtggtcgtcgtgtgTAACTCTTCGTATCTTGGctctccatgctgtttggcag atcaACAACATCCCTCTTGATTGGAGAAACTTTCCGATATCCAGTCCAGTTCAGTTACGGATCTACACGTGTactgtacgcccatgtgagtgtgggtgtattcacgaggacgccCTGGccgcctggtggattcaacttttcagcAAATGGATATGTCTGGCCGCATTTCCCAGGATTATCAAG attGCAGAGATTTccagggggaagaagaaaaaaggaaacaaaatcgTGGCCATGGAAGTCGATGTGATTGGATGGAACAATTTACGACAGTCGTCGACCTGGTTGACGATGGCCGCCGGCTCGTTGGATTATTCCGGCGATCCGTCAACCCTcaacaaccaaactctgactGGCGGCCCGGTAGATCCGCCGGAAGACGATGGATCCAACACAATAGCCATCGGCGGAAGCGGAGGCGGTGGAATGATTGAGAATTACAGTTTGACGGAGACGATCCTCATTAGCGCCGCCCTTTTGTTCATCATCGTCGGCACCGTCGTCGGCAACATCCTCGTCTGCGTCGCCGTTTGCCTAGTCCGTCGCTT GCGACGTCCGTGCAATTACCTGCTGGTGTCGCTGGCCGTGTCCGACCTGTGCGTGGCCCTGCTGGTGATGCCCATGGCGCTGGTCTACGAGGTGCTGGGCACTTGGCCGTTCGGCGCCAGCGCCTGCGACACTTGGGTGGCCTTCGACGTCCTGTCGTGCACGGCGTCCATCCTCAACTTGTGCATGATCAGCGTCGACCGCTACTGGGCCATCACCCGCCCGCTGGACTATGGCGTCAAACGGACGCCGGCCCGGATGATTTCCTGCGTCGCCCTCGTCTGGATCTCGTCCGCCTGCATTTCTctgccgcctttgctcgtcctgGGCAACGAGCACGGACCATCCGCCACTCCTCATCCaccggccaccaccaccagcagcagcatcctgCCCAGCCACATTAATTACAATAACAGTCAAATGAGTCCGATGACCGTGTCCAGCAACGGACCATTGGCCAATTTCTTTGAATTGGCCACGGCTGCTGCCGGACAAGATTACCAGTGTCAAGTGTGTCAAGAGTTTGGCTACCAGATCTACGCCACCCTGGGCTCGTTCTACATCCCGTTGGCCGTCATGGCGGCCGTCTATTACCAAATCTTCCAGGCGGCCAAACAGATCGTCgacgaagagaaaaaggcCCAAAGTCATTTGCTGATGACCAGAACCAACAGCTGCGCCAAACAAAAAGCGGCGGCAGCCGTCGGTGGTTCTGGCCAGCCTCAGCAACCGGTCCAGTCATCTCTCCTGGTCCGTCCTCTCCACCAGCCCAGTCTCTGCACCAGCGCCGCCATGGTTGTTGTCCGTCGTCACAGCGACCGACGGAATTCCTCGATGGACAGCACGGACCACAGCTGGGTGGGCAACCATTGCAACGGTGTCGTCCGTCCAACAACTTGGCCGCCAAACCATGACGTCTGCATTTCGTCATCTTCCGCCTCTTCCTGCTCTTCCCTAATGGGCACGGTGAGAAACGAGTCGAAATTGCAGAGTCAggcgaaagaaaaggaaaaaatccaGGAGAAAGTCCAGACATCCGGTGCCCCTCATCCGCTGAGTCGACTGGATCAGGTCAACAACATGTCGCTGCTGGACATTCCCCGCAGCGTGAGCAACAACTGCCCCCGTCGCCGCTATTCCTCGTCGGCCGCCAGCACGGCCGAAATCCACgtctacgacgacgacgatccgGAAGGATCGAACCGGCGGAGCCGCAATCCCTCAGTCGGCAACGCCCAACTGTCGGGCGCTCCTGATCTCTCGTCCACCCAGTCAACAGGAGCCGCTGCTGCTCTCCATGTTCCCTCGGCAGTGCCAGCGGCCCCTCACCGGAATAATCGCCAGAGCATCCGCACTCCCACCCACCAGGAGAATCAACTCCAGCGGCGAGGAAGTCGCAACCGATTGCGTTTCGCACTCAACAAGGAGCGCAAG GCTTCGACGACGTTGGGGATCATCATGAGCGCCTTCACGTTGTGCTGGTTCCCGTTTTTCGTGCTGGCCCTGGTCCGTCCGTTCATGAGCCACCAGACGGCCTCGTTGGTCATCCCGCGCTGGTTGTCGTCGCTCTTCCTCTGGCTGGGCTACGCCAACAGTTTCCTCAACCCCGTCATCTACGCCACCACCAACAAGGACTTCCGGTTGCCCTTCCGCGAGATCCTTTGCCTCAGGTGCAAGTCCCTTAACTCGGTCATGAGGGAGGATTTCTACCAGTCGCAGTACGGCAATGAAGCCAACAAAACGGCCCTGGCCTTGGCCGGCGGTGCCACTCAGTTGTCTGCAACCGCCTTTCTCTAA
- the LOC124349471 gene encoding 5-hydroxytryptamine receptor 1-like isoform X2, with protein MEVDVIGWNNLRQSSTWLTMAAGSLDYSGDPSTLNNQTLTGGPVDPPEDDGSNTIAIGGSGGGGMIENYSLTETILISAALLFIIVGTVVGNILVCVAVCLVRRLRRPCNYLLVSLAVSDLCVALLVMPMALVYEVLGTWPFGASACDTWVAFDVLSCTASILNLCMISVDRYWAITRPLDYGVKRTPARMISCVALVWISSACISLPPLLVLGNEHGPSATPHPPATTTSSSILPSHINYNNSQMSPMTVSSNGPLANFFELATAAAGQDYQCQVCQEFGYQIYATLGSFYIPLAVMAAVYYQIFQAAKQIVDEEKKAQSHLLMTRTNSCAKQKAAAAVGGSGQPQQPVQSSLLVRPLHQPSLCTSAAMVVVRRHSDRRNSSMDSTDHSWVGNHCNGVVRPTTWPPNHDVCISSSSASSCSSLMGTVRNESKLQSQAKEKEKIQEKVQTSGAPHPLSRLDQVNNMSLLDIPRSVSNNCPRRRYSSSAASTAEIHVYDDDDPEGSNRRSRNPSVGNAQLSGAPDLSSTQSTGAAAALHVPSAVPAAPHRNNRQSIRTPTHQENQLQRRGSRNRLRFALNKERKASTTLGIIMSAFTLCWFPFFVLALVRPFMSHQTASLVIPRWLSSLFLWLGYANSFLNPVIYATTNKDFRLPFREILCLRCKSLNSVMREDFYQSQYGNEANKTALALAGGATQLSATAFL; from the exons ATGGAAGTCGATGTGATTGGATGGAACAATTTACGACAGTCGTCGACCTGGTTGACGATGGCCGCCGGCTCGTTGGATTATTCCGGCGATCCGTCAACCCTcaacaaccaaactctgactGGCGGCCCGGTAGATCCGCCGGAAGACGATGGATCCAACACAATAGCCATCGGCGGAAGCGGAGGCGGTGGAATGATTGAGAATTACAGTTTGACGGAGACGATCCTCATTAGCGCCGCCCTTTTGTTCATCATCGTCGGCACCGTCGTCGGCAACATCCTCGTCTGCGTCGCCGTTTGCCTAGTCCGTCGCTT GCGACGTCCGTGCAATTACCTGCTGGTGTCGCTGGCCGTGTCCGACCTGTGCGTGGCCCTGCTGGTGATGCCCATGGCGCTGGTCTACGAGGTGCTGGGCACTTGGCCGTTCGGCGCCAGCGCCTGCGACACTTGGGTGGCCTTCGACGTCCTGTCGTGCACGGCGTCCATCCTCAACTTGTGCATGATCAGCGTCGACCGCTACTGGGCCATCACCCGCCCGCTGGACTATGGCGTCAAACGGACGCCGGCCCGGATGATTTCCTGCGTCGCCCTCGTCTGGATCTCGTCCGCCTGCATTTCTctgccgcctttgctcgtcctgGGCAACGAGCACGGACCATCCGCCACTCCTCATCCaccggccaccaccaccagcagcagcatcctgCCCAGCCACATTAATTACAATAACAGTCAAATGAGTCCGATGACCGTGTCCAGCAACGGACCATTGGCCAATTTCTTTGAATTGGCCACGGCTGCTGCCGGACAAGATTACCAGTGTCAAGTGTGTCAAGAGTTTGGCTACCAGATCTACGCCACCCTGGGCTCGTTCTACATCCCGTTGGCCGTCATGGCGGCCGTCTATTACCAAATCTTCCAGGCGGCCAAACAGATCGTCgacgaagagaaaaaggcCCAAAGTCATTTGCTGATGACCAGAACCAACAGCTGCGCCAAACAAAAAGCGGCGGCAGCCGTCGGTGGTTCTGGCCAGCCTCAGCAACCGGTCCAGTCATCTCTCCTGGTCCGTCCTCTCCACCAGCCCAGTCTCTGCACCAGCGCCGCCATGGTTGTTGTCCGTCGTCACAGCGACCGACGGAATTCCTCGATGGACAGCACGGACCACAGCTGGGTGGGCAACCATTGCAACGGTGTCGTCCGTCCAACAACTTGGCCGCCAAACCATGACGTCTGCATTTCGTCATCTTCCGCCTCTTCCTGCTCTTCCCTAATGGGCACGGTGAGAAACGAGTCGAAATTGCAGAGTCAggcgaaagaaaaggaaaaaatccaGGAGAAAGTCCAGACATCCGGTGCCCCTCATCCGCTGAGTCGACTGGATCAGGTCAACAACATGTCGCTGCTGGACATTCCCCGCAGCGTGAGCAACAACTGCCCCCGTCGCCGCTATTCCTCGTCGGCCGCCAGCACGGCCGAAATCCACgtctacgacgacgacgatccgGAAGGATCGAACCGGCGGAGCCGCAATCCCTCAGTCGGCAACGCCCAACTGTCGGGCGCTCCTGATCTCTCGTCCACCCAGTCAACAGGAGCCGCTGCTGCTCTCCATGTTCCCTCGGCAGTGCCAGCGGCCCCTCACCGGAATAATCGCCAGAGCATCCGCACTCCCACCCACCAGGAGAATCAACTCCAGCGGCGAGGAAGTCGCAACCGATTGCGTTTCGCACTCAACAAGGAGCGCAAG GCTTCGACGACGTTGGGGATCATCATGAGCGCCTTCACGTTGTGCTGGTTCCCGTTTTTCGTGCTGGCCCTGGTCCGTCCGTTCATGAGCCACCAGACGGCCTCGTTGGTCATCCCGCGCTGGTTGTCGTCGCTCTTCCTCTGGCTGGGCTACGCCAACAGTTTCCTCAACCCCGTCATCTACGCCACCACCAACAAGGACTTCCGGTTGCCCTTCCGCGAGATCCTTTGCCTCAGGTGCAAGTCCCTTAACTCGGTCATGAGGGAGGATTTCTACCAGTCGCAGTACGGCAATGAAGCCAACAAAACGGCCCTGGCCTTGGCCGGCGGTGCCACTCAGTTGTCTGCAACCGCCTTTCTCTAA